A stretch of Caenorhabditis elegans chromosome IV DNA encodes these proteins:
- the srh-222 gene encoding Serpentine Receptor, class H (Partially confirmed by transcript evidence), protein MSTKPLCSPDYNNTYIDSIEFFSLLLHTIGIVSTPIHIFGSYCVLYKTPKEMSSVKPSLLYLETTTFLLDLMLSVICTVNAFIPLMAVLPIGILTKFGLRLPEVFWILEMTIALFGCSVIVLLENRLYILMIDKRMWRRIRIPFLVFQHFTAIMYFYPIYRTMPPGPENQKEFILKAIPCLHPDVRNAPLYLVVEDRWKFLSWTVAEALLVALTLQGIFIFIIKSLRSYGQNRSNKTVDLQKKLLRAISIQLALPFCIIFIPLCYYTFSTSYRAAINNLMYVLMSTHGLFSTVVMIIVQKPYREFLLALLLLNRRSRDLGTRATNSVNNGIVTNRMF, encoded by the exons ATGTCTACTAAACCGCTATGCTCACCTGACTATAATAACACTTATATCGAttccattgaatttttttcactacttcTTCACACCATTGGAATTGTCTCTACCCCTATTCACATTTTCGGTAGCTACTGTGTTTTGTACAAAACTCCAAAGGAAATGAGTTCTGTCAAACCGAGTTTGCTTTATTTAGAGACAACAACCTTTTTACTGGATTTGATGTTATCGGTTATTTGCACGGTTAACGCTTTCATCCCGCTAATGGCAGTACTTCCAATTGGTATACTCACAAAATTCGGACTAAGACTTCCCGAAGTGTTTTGGATTCTAGAAATGACCATAGCAC TGTTTGGATGCTCTGTCATTGTTCTCTTGGAGAATCGGTTATACATTCTGATGATCGATAAAAGAATGTGGAGAAGAATTCGCATCccttttctcgtttttcaacaCTTTACAGCAATCATGTATTTTTATCCAATTTATAGGACAATGCCGCCTGGTCCCGAGAATCAGAAAGAATTCATTTTAAAg GCGATCCCGTGTCTTCATCCAGATGTACGTAATGCTCCATTATACCTGGTCGTCGAGGACAGGTGGAAATTCTTGAGTTGGACAGTAGCTGAAGCTCTTCTAGTAGCTTTGACACTCCAgggaatatttatttttattatcaaatctCTCAGAAGTTACGGTCAAAATCGATCCAACAAAACCGTCGATCTGCAGAAGAAGCTCCTGCGAGCCATATCAATTCAGTTAGCCCTTCCATTTTGTATAATATTTATACCTCTATGCTACTATACGTTTTCCACATCTTACCGTGCAGCTATTAACAATTTGATGTACGTATTGATGTCAACCCATGGACTATTTTCAACAGTTGTGATGATTATCGTGCAGAAACCATATCGAGAATTTCTTCTGGCTTTACTTTTATTGAATAGAAGAAGTAGAGATTTGGGAACCAGAGCAACAAATTCAGTTAACAATGGAATTGTCACAAATCgaatgttttaa
- the clec-79 gene encoding C-type lectin domain-containing protein (Confirmed by transcript evidence) — protein MTTKVVSVWLGFIVSAFFTTSWGLLLNSDEGFEKACKQSGGDYTQRAGNDSNTGDICLMKFSVVTSDEQDARDFCELNAPWRLREARRETQDSIPVVICDVEATYTCNAGWIQMYGYCFKMSEMHDVYTHEEAEKYCKEQAGPSFHGEIASIHQRYILTPWKNYFRTIKQFWVQAPETWNEYVVKTNKVDGDYLALAFFGDHFEFSVPVNSLIKINGNVKLQALCQYKPAITPAEINYMGRRYSEIYYPTVPVKDGIIVRSASSYTRSSNQLDVCKKVLKPYMYTKESHFFPDPDSMEQLAKLEPETYSLMRSPLVSEIDQSYRNRHNCQTPGAHYEVVLGGKKTANFVVEHDKIKGKPTCDNMMSASISHFKGQAPEFHPMVDSQSLPIWCKLGKVVKYKFDVPPGWLDFRRLNGQVVLHWLSEEKLKFTDAAKACEAKGAHLAGINSLKEAEQLGNHVVGAKLNNEQFWLGAQRKTECLENNDWKAPCTRGKIFEWNNNVATDFREEWWKKNNNNHSPNPSGTGQRCLSFAFGDLYWSEKGDKGFLDDIECHNELRYFCSKMATFTECEENCD, from the exons ATGACAACGAAAGTAGTCTCTGTTTGGCTTGGTTTCATTGTCTCGGCCTTCTTCACAACTTCTTGGGGGCTCTTGCTCAATTCTGATGAGGGATTTGAAAAAGCTTGCAAACAGTCTGGAGGAGACTATACACAAAGAGCAGGAaatgat tcaaacACCGGTGATATCTGCCTCATGAAGTTCTCAGTGGTGACAAGTGATGAGCAGGATGCTCGCGACTTCTGTGAGCTCAATGCTCCGTGGCGGCTTAGAGAAGCGAGGAGAGAAACACAAGACAGTATTCCGGTGGTTATCTGTGACGTTGAAGCTACATACACTTGCAATGCCGGATGGATTCAAATGTACGGGTATTGCTTCAAGATGAGTGAGATGCATGATGTCTACACACATGAAGAAGCTGAGAAGTACTGTAAAGAGCAAGCTGGGCCAAGTTTTCACGGAGAAATTGCCAGTATTCACCAAAGATACATCTTGACGCCTTGGAAAA ACTACTTCCGAACAATCAAACAATTCTGGGTTCAAGCCCCTGAGACGTGGAATGAATATGTAGTCAAGACCAATAAAGTTGATGGTGATTATCTTGCTCTGGCCTTCTTCGGTGACCACTTTGAATTCTCAGTCCCAGTAAATTCGTTGATCAAGATTAATGGAAATGTGAAGTTGCAAGCTCTCTGCCAGTATAAGCCTGCAATTACTCCTGCCGAGATTAACTATATGGGCCGTAGATATTCGGAAATCTACTATCCAACAGTGCCGGTCAAGGATGGGATTATTGTTAGATCGGCTTCTTCGTACACCAGAAGTAGTAACCAATTGGATGTTTGCAAG aaagtGTTGAAGCCTTACATGTACACGAAGGAATCGCATTTCTTCCCAGACCCGGATAGCATGGAACAGCTCGCTAAACTTGAACCAGAG acgtATTCACTTATGCGTTCTCCACTAGTCTCGGAGATTGATCAGAGTTACAGAAACAGACACAATTGCCAAACCCCAGGGGCTCACTATGAGGTTGTGCTAGGTGGCAAGAAAACGGCAAACTTTGTGGTAGAACACGATAAGATCAAAGGCAAACCTACATGTGACAATATGATGAGCGCATCCATCTCTCACTTCAAAGGACAGGCTCCAGAGTTTCATCCGATGGTTGACAGTCAGTCACTTCCGATTTGGtgcaaattgggaaaagttgTGAAGTACAAGTTTGATGTTCCACCGGGATGGCTTGACTTCCGTCGACTCAATGGACAAGTGGTCCTGCATTGGCTCTCGGAAGAAAAACTAAAGTTTACAGACGCAGCCAAAGCATGTGAGGCGAAAGGAGCACACTTGGCTGGTATTAATTCGCTGAAAGAAGCAGAACAGTTAGGAA aTCATGTTGTCGGAGCTAAGTTGAACAACGAGCAGTTCTGGCTTGGAGCGCAACGTAAGACCGAATGCTTGGAAAATAACGACTGGAAAGCTCCTTGCACACGTGGCAAAATCTTCGAATGGAACAATAACGTGGCGACGGATTTCCGTGAAGAGTGGtggaagaaaaataacaataaccATTCTCCAAATCCATCAGGCACTGGTCAACGATGCTTGTCTTTTGCCTTTGGGGATCTGTATTGGTCAGAGAAAGGAGATAAAGGATTTTTGGATGACATTGAGTGCCACAACGAGCTGAGATACTTCTGCAGCAAAATGGCCACGTTTACGGAGTGTGAGGAAAATTGTGACTAG
- the srh-220 gene encoding Serpentine Receptor, class H (Predicted) — MTTESVCSLNFEITYTDSPEFNVLLLHTIGLLSTPIHIFGGYCILFKTPKEMSSVKWSLFNLQTTSFLLDLFLSVFGTIQLLIPLIAVYGIGIFTKLGMRIPEVVYILETSIAVVGCSIIVLLENRFYILMINKNMWTRFRIPFLTFYYITAFLFFYPIYITMPPGPEHRKDFILKSIPCLHPDVRAAPLYLVELGGLKFAICTTSESLLIVFTLGTMFLLILNSLRNYGHTRSKKTVDLQKKLIRAIFIQLALPFCIIWVPIIYYTFIGFFNAAINNFMYVLMATHGLVSTLVMLVVQKPYREFISKSCSLHKKIGSLEGSTGGNAFNSVNNGIVINRMF; from the exons ATGACTACAGAATCAGTATGCTCACTTAACTTCGAAATTACTTATACCGACTCGCCGGAGTTTAACGTATTACTTCTCCACACCATAGGACTACTTTCAACTCCCATTCATATTTTTGGTGGTTATTGTATTCTTTTCAAGACTCCAAAGGAAATGAGTTCTGTCAAATGGAGCTTGTTTAACTTACAAACAACTAGCTTTTTGCTCGATTTATTCTTATCAGTATTTGGAACTATTCAATTACTGATCCCATTAATAGCTGTTTATGGAATAGGGATCTTTACTAAACTTGGTATGAGGATCCCTGAAGTGGTATACATCTTGGAAACTAGTATAGCAG TCGTCGGGTGCTCAATTATTGTTCTGTTGGAAAATCGATTCTACATTCTCatgattaataaaaatatgtggACACGATTTCGCATTccgtttttaacattttattacATAACcgcttttctatttttctaccCGATATATATAACAATGCCGCCTGGACCTGAACATCGAAAAGACTTTATTTTGAAG TCCATCCCTTGCCTACACCCAGATGTACGTGCAGCTCCTCTATACCTGGTTGAATTGGGTGGACTGAAATTCGCAATATGCACGACCAGTGAAAGTTTATTAATAGTGTTTACACTTGGCACCATGTTCCTTCTTATCCTGAACTCTCTCAGAAACTATGGTCATACTCGATCCAAGAAAACCGTCGACCTTCAGAAAAAGCTTATCAGAGCAATATTTATTCAGTTGGCTCTCCCATTCTGTATCATATGGGTTCCAATAATCTACTATACGTTTATCGGATTTTTCAATGCAGCTATTAACAACTTTATGTATGTTTTAATGGCAACTCATGGGCTAGTTTCGACACTTGTTATGCTGGTTGTACAAAAACCATATCGAGAgttcatttcaaaaagctgTTCGTTGCATAAAAAAATTGGCAGCTTGGAAGGTTCCACCGGTGGAAATGCGTTTAACTCTGTAAACAACGGAATAGTCATAAATCGAATGTTTTAA
- the srh-223 gene encoding Serpentine Receptor, class H (Predicted), whose amino-acid sequence MTTEPLCSPDYNNTYLDSIEFFSILLHTIGVVSAPIHIFGGFCILYKTPKEMSSVKPSLLYLESSTFILDLTLSIFCTVNALIPLMAVYPIGILTQLGIRVPEVFYILEIIAAMFACSVIGLFENRLFILMIDKRLWGQIRIPFLVFLHLTGLVYFYPNYITMPPGVENQKEFILKAIPCLHPEVRNAPLYLIVEDKWKFLFWTACETLLFAFTIVAMFIFIIKALRNYGHNRSQRTIDMQKKLIQAITLQLAIPFFIIFIPISYYTFSNSYYAAVNNIMYVLMATHGSFSTVVMIIVQKPYREFLLTVILLNRRCRTLASRPTNSVSSGLIATRMF is encoded by the exons atgacaaCGGAACCGCTGTGCTCACCTGACTATAACAACACTTATCTCGATTCAATTGAATTCTTTTCAATACTTCTCCATACTATAGGAGTTGTCTCAGCTCCCATTCATATCTTCGGTGGCTTCTGTATTTTGTACAAGACTCCAAAAGAAATGAGCTCTGTCAAACCAAGTTTGCTATATTTAGAGTCATCCACTTTCATACTTGACTTaacattatcgattttttgcactGTTAACGCATTGATTCCGCTAATGGCCGTATATCCAATAGGTATTCTTACTCAACTTGGAATTAGAGTTCCCGAAGTGTTTTatattctggaaattattgcAGCGA TGTTCGCATGCTCTGTCATTGGTCTATTTGAAAATCGCTTATTTATTCTGATGATCGATAAAAGGTTGTGGGGGCAAATACGCATtccatttcttgtttttctacATTTAACAGGCCTTGTGTATTTTTATCCGAACTATATAACAATGCCACCTGGTGTCGAAAATCAGAAAGAGTTCATTTTGAAG GCAATCCCGTGTCTTCATCCAGAAGTACGTAATGCTCCATTATACCTGATTGTGGAGGACAAGTGGAAATTCTTGTTCTGGACAGCCTGTGAAACTCTACTATTCGCTTTCACAATCGTCGCaatgttcatttttattatcaaagCTCTCAGAAATTACGGCCATAATCGATCTCAGAGAACCATTGATATGCAGAAAAAGCTTATTCAAGCCATTACACTTCAGTTGGctattccattttttattatatttattcCAATAAGCTactatacattttcaaattcctattATGCAGCTGTCAACAATATCATGTACGTTCTCATGGCAACCCATGGATCATTTTCTACAGTTGTGATGATTATTGTGCAGAAACCATATCGGGAATTTCTTCTGACTGTGATTTTATTAAATAGAAGATGTCGAACTCTTGCCAGTCGGCCAACAAATTCAGTTAGCAGCGGGCTTATTGCAACTCGAATGTTTTAA